TTCGGTGAGCCCTGGGGGCCGCATCGCGGCATACCACCCGTCGACGTACTCGGTCGTGTACTTGTGCCCGTGCCCACCCGGGACGTCTGTGGCGAAGGGAAGGTCCGCAGTGACCTGCCAGAAGGTCACGAACGGCATCCAGACCATGCCCTCGAGCACGTCCTTGCCGGGAGCTTCGCTGATCCAGTCGGGCTCGTTGAGGAGCAGACGGGGGCTCCACCAGACGATCGGGTCGGACGCATGCATGAGGTACAGGACGCGGGTGCCGTCCCACCCCTGGCCCTCGGGCGGGATCGAGCGGCTGGCGTCGGACGTGAAGCGCACCGTCCGACCCGCCTTGTAGACCGGTTGGATCTCCGGACTACCGGGGTCGCGGTTGTCACTGAACTCACGGAACAGCGTGTTGAAGTTGGGTGGCCCGGCGAAGACGGTCCCAGCCGTGCGGTTGCGCAGGTCATACTCGCCGCTGAAGGCGGTCTCACCACCGAAGGAGCCCAGGCTCTCACCGGCGACGAACAGCCGAGGCCGCTGGTCCAGGGGCAGCTTCGACCAGCGGTCGTAGACGGCGTCGTAGAGTGCCCGGCCCGCCTCGCGGGCCTTTTTCTGGTCGACCAGGTAGGAGAGCCACGAGGGAAGGTACGAGTACTGGATGGCCACCGAGGCTGCGTCGCCGCTGCTGAGGTACTCGAAGGTGTCGACCAGCGCCGGGTCGACCCACCCGCTTCCGGTCGTCGTGACCACAAGCAGGTTCGCCCGCTGAAAACCACCAGCCCGCTCGAGGTCGTCGACCGCCAGGGCGGCCCGGGCCTCGCTGTCATCGGCTGAGGCCAGGCCCGCGTAGGCGCGCACCGGCTCCTTGGCCGGACGAGGCACGACTGCCTGAATGTCGTTGGCGGTAGGACCCTGGCCGGTGAACGCACGTCCCTCCCGTCCGAGGGACTCCCACTCCACCAGCGAGCCCGGTGCGCCTGAGCGAAGAGCACTGGTGGGTTGGGTGGTTCCCTCTTTGGTGGCCGTGTCTCGCACCGAGAACGCCTGGTCCATGGCGGTCACCAGGCCGTCGAGCAGGACGCCGGTCACAAGCAGCCACACGGTGGTGAACGCCAGGATCCAGCCGGTCGCAGCCGCCGCCCGCTTTCCGACCCAGCGTCCCAGCAGCGAGGCCAGCCAGCGGTACAGGCGCCGGACCGCCCGGCCGATGAGGAGGAACAGGAGGAAGAAGAGCACCGCGATGACGGGCGAGGCGATGACCAGGACGAGGTTGTAGTCCGTGACTCCCATGAGCGCGCGGATCTCGTGCTGCCAGTACTGCCCCAGGCCGAAGGACACACTCAACAGGACGGCGGCGGCGATGAGGAGGATGCGCCACGCCGAGCGCTTCGGGAGCCGGGCCTCCCGATCGGCGTAAGCCCGCCAGATCCAGGCCGCGAGGACTCCGAGCCCGTAGCCGATGGCCGCGCTGATGCCACAGACGATGCCCTGGATGAGACCCCCACGCGGGAGCAGTGACGGGGTGAACGACAGGGACGCGAAGACCACCGCCCCCCAGCACCCCGGCAGGGTGAAGTGGAGCAGCCGTCGCAGCCTTCCGGGACTTGGCGGGCTCTCCTGACCGATGGCCGCCGCCGGCATGGACCTGTCGGGCGCGGCATGGGGTGCGTCGGGTTCGACGGGGAGTGCGTCGGCACTGATCTGGCGCCCCGTGGCCGCCTCGGTTCGGGGAATGTCCGATGTCGACTCAACCACCGCAGTGCCCTTCGTCCGCACCTGGGACTCGTCTCGTCCTTCGTCCATGACACCCCCGCGGCGCGGCGCTGGCATCGTCCGGCCTGAGTGAGACGGCCCGGCGCCACGGGACCGGAACGGGAGCCGGAGCGGCCGGCCGCCCCCTGCGTCAGCGGGTCGGGGGAAGGCGGCGCGCGGCCCGCGACACCGCCCGGCCCAGCAGGGCGCCGGTCGCCACCCCGACCAGGACGTCACTGGGGTAGTGCACGCCGGTGTAGACGCGGGAGAAGGTCACGACCGACGCAGCCGCCCGCAGCGGCCACCTCAGAGCCGGGAGGACATCCCCGA
This Knoellia sp. p5-6-4 DNA region includes the following protein-coding sequences:
- a CDS encoding alpha/beta-hydrolase family protein, translated to MVFASLSFTPSLLPRGGLIQGIVCGISAAIGYGLGVLAAWIWRAYADREARLPKRSAWRILLIAAAVLLSVSFGLGQYWQHEIRALMGVTDYNLVLVIASPVIAVLFFLLFLLIGRAVRRLYRWLASLLGRWVGKRAAAATGWILAFTTVWLLVTGVLLDGLVTAMDQAFSVRDTATKEGTTQPTSALRSGAPGSLVEWESLGREGRAFTGQGPTANDIQAVVPRPAKEPVRAYAGLASADDSEARAALAVDDLERAGGFQRANLLVVTTTGSGWVDPALVDTFEYLSSGDAASVAIQYSYLPSWLSYLVDQKKAREAGRALYDAVYDRWSKLPLDQRPRLFVAGESLGSFGGETAFSGEYDLRNRTAGTVFAGPPNFNTLFREFSDNRDPGSPEIQPVYKAGRTVRFTSDASRSIPPEGQGWDGTRVLYLMHASDPIVWWSPRLLLNEPDWISEAPGKDVLEGMVWMPFVTFWQVTADLPFATDVPGGHGHKYTTEYVDGWYAAMRPPGLTEENLKAVKQTVAAVP